From the genome of Vicia villosa cultivar HV-30 ecotype Madison, WI linkage group LG2, Vvil1.0, whole genome shotgun sequence, one region includes:
- the LOC131650273 gene encoding uncharacterized protein LOC131650273 produces the protein MAPPLKTGSRNISYTFLNPNLDSLDCLVKKITPDETTRFREKYGYILSLLKMPFTKYEQEGVHTLLQFYNPSLRCFTFPDYLLVPTLEEYSLFLGVPIKKGEVPYYSTMEAPTSIEISKALYLSKSVVDANLSERGRSQGFHMEFLVKRGCDAAEAKEWDTFRAILALSIYGILMFPNVPDFVDMSAIHLFILQNPVPTLLGDVYHSVHQKNRQKKGLVRCFAPLLYRWFRSHLPERGAFVDSRHTSKWAERIMGLRAKDIVWYNRSLEDKEVIMSCGKFNNVPLMGVRGGINYNPVLARRTYGYAFVNPSEQSEIAENIFYHVVTDNGQMAEAVQAWKNICWRDKKHFGQRDCATYEDYTKWVETVANTQGMPFPIKDPLYPPVGAQPNIVSMPRYNQTKRPRMTVNSKTTETQEKKLKEHYETQLADLTKRLQIQTENANSEKTRRKKADKLLLDRQNTIEKCYEEIRKLKGQIREKDQDNVQVQEEARYWEVKNRNMETMHFRKDLLIQEIIKRPTRAETKKLFEEMKTWSDKHIGDSPLRHLDMGDPA, from the exons ATGGCTCCTCCATTGAAGACTGGTAGTCGCAACATCTCCTACACATTCCTAAATCCGAATCTGGATTCTCTCGACTGTTTGGTTAAGAAGATCACGCCGGATGAAACAACCAGATTCCGTGAAAAGTATGGGTATATTCTGAGTCTTCTCAAGATGCCATTCACCAAATACGAGCAAGAAGGAGTTCATACCTTGCTTCAATTCTACAACCCTTCTCTCCGTTGCTTCACGTTCCCTGACTACCTTCTGGTTCCTACGTTGGAAGAATATTCTCTTTTCCTTGGTGTTCCGATCAAGAAGGGAGAAGTTCCGTACTATAGCACCATGGAGGCTCCCACTTCTATTGAAATCTccaaggctctttatttgagcaagtcagtTGTTGATGCAAATCTCTCCGAGAGAGGGAGATCTCAGGGTTTTCATATGGAGTTCCTGGTCAAAAGAGGGTGTGATGCTGCTGAAGCGAAAGAATGGGACACTTTTAGGGCTATCCTGGCTCTAAGTATCTATGGTATCCTAATGTTCCCGAACGTGCCTGATTTTGTTGACATGAGTGCAATCCATTTGTTCATTCTGCAGAATCCTGTTCCTACACTcttgggggatgtttatcactcAGTTCATCAAAAGAACCGtcaaaagaagggtttggtcagATGTTTTGCTCCTTTACTATACCGTTGGTTCAGATCACATTTGCCTGAACGTGGAGCTTTCGTTGATAGTAGGCACACCTCTAAATGGGCTGAAAGGATTATGGGACTTAGAGCCAAAGACATTGTGTGGTATAACAGATCTTTGGAAGACAAGGAGGTTATCATGAGTTGTGGAAAGTTCAACAATGTGCCCCTCATGGGTGTCAGAGGTGGGATCAATTATAATCCCGTCTTGGCTAGGAGAACTTATGGATATGCTTTCGTCAATCCTTCTGAGCAATCCGAGATAGCTGAGAACATTTTTTATCATGTGGTCACCGACAATGGGCAGATGGCAGAAGCTGTACAAGCTTGGAAGAATATTTGTTGGAGAGACAAGAAGCATTTTGGTCAAAGGGACTGTGCAACTTATGAAGACTATACTAAGTGGGTCGAAACTGTGGCTAATACCCAAGGGATGCCTTTCCCTATTAAGGATCCTTTGTACCCTCCTGTTGGCGCACAACCCAACATTGTCTCCATGCCTCGTTATAATCAGACT aagaggccaagaatgaCTGTGAATTCTAAAACTACTGAAACTCAAGAGAAGAAGCTGAAAGAACATTACGAGACTCAGTTGGCAGATTTGACTAAAAGACTCCAGATTCAGACTGAAAATGCCAATTCGGAGAAGACTCGTCGAAAGAAAGCAGACAAACTCTTGTTGGATCGTCAGAATACCATAGAGAAGTGTTATGAAGAGATCAGAAAGCTGAAAGGCCAGATAAGAGAAAAAGACCAAGATAATGTCCAAGTTCAAGAGGAAGCTAGGTATTGGGAGGTGAAGAATCGCAACATGGAAACAATGCATTTCAGAAAAGACCTGCTGATTCAAGAGATCATTAAGAGGCCCACCCGTGCTGAGACCAAGAagctctttgaagaaatgaagacttgGAGTGATAAGCACATTGGAGATAGCCCTCTTCGCcatttggacatgggagatcctgcttga